The DNA segment GAAGTACAGTATTACtatctgtagaaaaaaaaaattcctattctgccattttacttttatttttaaagaaatcttttaaaatctctgaaatgtttttaaatgtctgatacaaagaaaaaatttataaCTCATCTATTCTAAATGTTTTTACTGTAGTAATTTGTAAGAGCTGCTAATCTTTTCATTCACTTCATTATTTAAACAAAAGTAATTAGTACCTCCATTCCTTTGTTTATTGCCAGTTTTCCCATTTTCACAGCAAATggtgcctttattaaaaacaaaaacaaaccacaacaaacactttaaaataattaaattcacATTGATTTATAATAGGTGAATTgttatattattattttgctCCAAATAACATCTTAGTCTACAGAAATCTGCAGTAAGttagtaaatattttataaaaatcaaTTTGCTGTTGCCTGCAGTTCACAGATGAACACGGTGTGAGGTTTCAgtgtgtcctgcagctgggggctAAACCTGTCCTGTGGGTTAAGCAGCTGGATGTTAACACTTGCTCCTACAGAAACTGcattcacaaaaaggagcaGACTTAAAGAGGCTTAAAGATCAGGAACCAAGACTTCAGCATTTCAGAGAAAGGAATTTCAGGTGTTTGTTTGCCCTCTCTTACGGGGAGCACACCCCCGTCTTTACATTGGTCCCATGAGCAATGCACTTACCTGGGGCAGGATTTCTTTAGCCAAAGTCAAAGCTCTCTGGTAGGCTGCATCTCCCTCGCTGTTCTGTGGCACTGAGTGGTTTACCAGCCCCATGGAGGCTGCCTGTTCTCCATCAACCTGTCTGCCAGTGAAAATGAGTTCCTTTGCAAGACCTATTCCAACACATCTGGGCAGGCGTTGGGTTCCACCTTAGGACAACAGGGAAAACaccattttccatttctgacAAATGCACCAGAAGTATTTTGTCTCCTTAGAAAAACAGGAAccttaaaaaataaagggaTCATATATTTCCTTACTAACTACTAGCTGAATATGTTAACATTTTTGGAAGCATCTGAAAGTCTTCAGTATTTTGATAAAAAAGAAGATGTGTAAAGGGACTTTCCTACATTCAGAGTAAGTCTGAGACAGAACTCTTGATTCATAGATCTCTTTCGTGACCCTTAGATGCTACTTCTAATTTACATTCAAAACACTTCAAGTGTTCAAGAACACACTCTAATGgcaaaaatatttacaatacAGCTGAGAAAGTGAGATTTAATGAATATTAATGAAGGTTTAATGAAGGTTAAGATTTAATGAAGGTTACCTGCTCCAGGCAGAAGTCCTCGTGTGGTCTCAATAAGGCCCATTTTAGCTGATgaagctattaaaaaaataaatgtaaggtTAGATACACTTTGATTTGTATAACTAGAAGTTTTCCAGATTGAACTGATCAATAAAATTAGAAACTGTCAATACTGAGCTGGAACTCCATTTCTCCAGGTAGCCAGAAAGTCTGAATAGTACAGTACTTACTCCATGTCTTTCTCAAGTCTGCTTACCCCAGTGTAGCAATTTTAGCTACACAAAATGAACCTCACGTCCCTGCTAGATAAAATATAATAGATAGAAGCAtggaaacagaagaaataagtcttccaacccaaactgatTTAAGCTGGGAAGGTTAGATCTATGTATCTGATCAGTATATATCTGTTACAGTATTAGGTTACTATAACTATTCAGTCTTACTAATAAATAGATTTCTAAAGGAATCCTAATCTTACCTAAACATAGGCTTTACTTTTTAAGCACAGGAACTACTTTCCAAATAACTAAATGTCACCATTTCTGTACAACCTTCTCTTAAATTTCTCTCAAGCTTGTGGATTCCATTAACAATCCTCTGTCACGTGTGTCAGTTCTCTTTAAAATGCAGCCATCAGTTCCCAGGAGGTGCTGCAGTGAGGAACACAAACCTGCCACTCGGAGGTCGCAGGCCAGGGCCAGCTCCAGCCCGCCGCCCAGGGCGTAGCCATCGATTGCCGCGATCGTGGGCACgggcagggcagctgcaggagagagcAGAGATTGCTCAGCTGTGTTCCACAAGTTCTGTTCCACACGGCCCTGGAATTTAAATCCTTACGTTCTAAAGCTTTAGGTTCAGAATTGCTCAAggacttttttcttctcccacaAATGGTGTGGAAATAGTAAAAATGATATTGTACTTCTCCCTTCTTTGTAAGAACGCAAAATGTGATTCTTCCATGCAAAGAAGCTTGCAAACAAAGTACTGCAGTGCAAAATAGGATCAGTCCTCTCCTTACAAATTTATGACATGAATATTATCTGTTGCA comes from the Passer domesticus isolate bPasDom1 chromosome 7, bPasDom1.hap1, whole genome shotgun sequence genome and includes:
- the ECHDC2 gene encoding enoyl-CoA hydratase domain-containing protein 2, mitochondrial isoform X2, encoding MGSDKGIAEILMNRPHARNSLGKVFVNELFGALEQLRFDEQVRVVVFKSQVKGVFCAGADLKERAQMDDAEVGEFVRRLRNLMDEIAALPVPTIAAIDGYALGGGLELALACDLRVAASSAKMGLIETTRGLLPGAGGTQRLPRCVGIGLAKELIFTGRQVDGEQAASMGLVNHSVPQNSEGDAAYQRALTLAKEILPQAPFAVKMGKLAINKGMEVDIASGMAIEGMCYAQNIPTKDRQEGMAAFMEKRPPRFTGK